In Clupea harengus unplaced genomic scaffold, Ch_v2.0.2, whole genome shotgun sequence, a genomic segment contains:
- the si:ch211-256e16.3 gene encoding kelch-like protein 20 isoform X1, which produces MIGAYFFHNQCNIKSTTMEILAVNVSATSPAMASLPPSPVLEESGFPLASLDSEEYVFVEARHPNKVLEGLNSLRLNNAFCDVTLCCGGQEFPCHRIVLASFSSYFQAMFSTDLMESRQERVAINGVEPQMIGMLVSYAYTAEVVISKANVQALLAAANLLDVMAVREACCRFMERQMDEMNCVGIHCFAEAHSCHELERRSMEYIQQHFSTVCQQEEFLSLCGDKLTEIISSDHLNVPKEETVFEAAVLWLNKTTSRRQSFEKVLEHIRLPLISPYYIHDVIESLDVVKESLKCQRLISEAKDYMLLQDRRGELYGPRARPRRSTGTAEVIVTVGGEDDKVVLRSVESFDPLTNQWKSLACLPFAVSKHGLVVSGSMLYLAGGEFPDGSASREMWRYDPCFDSWQEMAPMNVARSELGLVMLDGYVFAVGGWEGRSRLDTVECYNPRTNSWQFMESVKMAVTSPAVVALDGLLYVTGGAVLEDGDGTDLAQAYNPKTCAWTEVAPMQIARSGSAACTLKGKIFVIGGWHASTENTDKVECYDPKTNQWTMCAPMKERRYRPGVAVVDGKIYVLGGEEGWDRYHDTIERYSEETDCWEIVGEMPTSRSWLSCVSMQLRKDTRGGSCPGTAAETEFPDVD; this is translated from the exons ATGATTGGTGCCTATTTCTTCCATAACCAGTGTAACATAAAGAGCACAACAATGGAAATATTGGCTGTGAACGTATCGGCCACTTCCCCTGCTAtggcctctcttcctccatctcccgTTCTGGAGGAGTCCGGTTTCCCCCTCGCCTCTTTGGACAGTGAGGAATACGTGTTTGTAGAAGCACGCCATCCCAACAAGGTGCTGGAAGGGCTTAACAGTCTGCGTCTGAACAATGCCTTCTGTGATGTGACACTGTGCTGCGGTGGACAGGAGTTCCCCTGCCATCGCATTGTGCTGGCCTCTTTCAGCTCTTATTTTCAG GCTATGTTCTCCACTGATCTGATGGAGTCGCGTCAAGAGCGCGTGGCTATCAACGGTGTGGAGCCGCAGATGATTGGCATGCTGGTGAGCTACGCCTACACGGCCGAGGTGGTCATCTCCAAGGCCAACGTGCAGGCCCTCCTGGCTGCCGCCAACCTCCTGGACGTGATGGCAGTGCGCGAGGCCTGCTGCCGCTTCATGGAGCGTCAGATGGACGAGATGAACTGCGTGGGCATTCACTGCTTCGCCGAGGCCCACTCCTGCCACGAGCTGGAGCGCCGCAGCATGGAGTACATCCAGCAGCACTTCAGCACCGTCTGCCAGCAG GAGGAgttcctgtctctgtgtggtgaCAAGCTGACGGAGATCATCTCTAGCGACCACCTGAACGTGCCAAAAGAGGAAACGGTGTTTGAGGCAGCAGTGCTCTGGCTAAACAAGACCACGTCTCGGAGGCAAAGCTTTGAGAAG GTGCTTGAACACATTCGCCTGCCCCTCATAAGCCCTTACTACATCCATGATGTCATTGAGTCTCTGGACGTGGTGAAGGAATCCCTCAAGTGTCAGCGGCTCATCTCTGAGGCCAAGGACTACATGCTGCTGCAGGACCGGAGAGGAGAGCTCTACGGCCCCAGAGCTCGGCCACGCCGCTCTACAG GCACAGCTGAAGTGATCGTGACTGTTGGCGGAGAGGACGACAAGGTGGTTCTGCGAAGTGTGGAGAGCTTTGACCCCCTGACCAACCAGTGGAAGAGCCTTGCTTGTCTTCCATTTGCTGTTAGCAAACACGGATTAGTTGTATCTG GTTCCATGTTATATCTGGCCGGAGGGGAGTTCCCAGATGGCTCAGCCAGCCGGGAGATGTGGCGCTATGACCCCTGCTTTGACTCCTGGCAGGAGATGGCCCCAATGAATGTAGCACGCTCCGAACTAG GCCTAGTCATGTTGGATGGATATGTGTTTGCTGTGGGGGGCTGGGAGGGCCGCTCTCGCCTGGACACAGTGGAGTGCTACAATCCCCGCACCAACAGCTGGCAGTTCATGGAGTCAGTCAAGATGGCGGTCACCAGCCCTGCTGTGGTAGCACTAGATGGTCTCCTCTATGTCACAG GTGGAGCTGTTCTTGAGGATGGAGATGGCACAGATCTAGCACAGGCGTACAACCCAAAAACGTGCGCGTGGACAGAGGTAGCCCCCATGCAGATTGCTCGCTCTGGGTCTGCTGCCTGCACTCTGAAGGGCAAGATCTTTGTTATCG GGGGCTGGCATGCTTCCACTGAGAACACAGACAAGGTGGAGTGTTATGATCCCAAGACCAACCAGTGGACCATGTGTGCTCCCATGAAGGAGCGGCGGTACCGGCCCGGTGTGGCCGTGGTGGACGGGAAGATTTACGTtctggggggagaggaggggtgggataG GTACCATGACACAATCGAACGGTATTCTGAGGAAACAGACTGCTGGGAGATTGTAGGGGAGATGCCCACCAGCCGTAGCTGGCTaagctgtgtgtccatgcaaCTGAGGAAGGACACCCGAGGTGGCAGCTGTCCTGGGACCGCCGCCGAGACGGAGTTCCCTGACGTGGACTGA
- the anks4b gene encoding ankyrin repeat and SAM domain-containing protein 4B — MSRYHKAAIDGYLELLKEATTQDLNTPDEDGMTPTLWAAYHGNLEALQLICSRRGDPDRSDIWGNTPLHHAASNGHLRIVSFLVSFGANIFAMDNDLHTPLDVAASRDNMECVRFLDSAASQQTGKNAKKVEALKKRATKEAQERVKRCEKVKKKHQNKMDKRYRDSIVPETSAASFSNTGTINSVNDQFSKLIAADKSGSLSSRVKGTLQRKFGKKDTVSGMVERQGDSNVIFIKQNGSTEKPEFVGMFNEEDEDDADGSGIGDPDENEVDDEVHESIFQRPGLGKMVFRKNFSMEMGVEPEDLPSGDMGEDMASLIHREVLEAEEDDSGGFAGEGSVPWNQEEIGLDDLEEETTPLDAFLYSISLMDFAPVFAREKLDLDALMLCSDEDLRGIRLQLGPRKKILEAAARHKKVLEHPGILKDTFL, encoded by the exons ATGTCAAGATATCACAAAGCAGCCATTGATGGCTATCTCGAACTTCTGAAAGAAGCAACCACGCAAGATCTCAACACTCCAGACGAAGATGGAATGACACCAACATTATGGGCTGCCTACCATGGAAATTTAGAGGCTTTACAACTAATTTGCAGTAGGAG GGGAGATCCCGACAGAAGTGACATTTGGGGtaacactccactccaccatgCTGCCTCCAATGGTCACCTGAGAATCGTCAGCTTCCTGGTGAGCTTTGGCGCTAACATCTTCGCCATGGACAATGATTTGCACACGCCCTTGGATGTGGCAGCCTCACGAGACAACATGGAGTGCGTGCGCTTCCTTGACAGCGCAGCCTCCCAACAGACCGGCAAAAATGCCAAAAAGGTTGAGGCTCTGAAGAAACGTGCCACCAAGGAGGCTCAGGAGCGTGTGAAGAGATGTGAGAAGGTGAAGAAGAAGCACCAAAACAAGATGGACAAGCGGTACCGTGACAGCATTGTGCCAGAAACCAGCGCAGCTTCATTTAGCAACACGGGCACCATCAATAGTGTGAACGATCAATTCTCCAAACTCATAGCTGCAGATAAGTCAGGCTCTCTCAGCTCAAGAGTCAAAGGAACCCTTCAGCGAAAGTTTGGGAAGAAAGACACGGTCTCAGGGATGGTGGAGAGGCAGGGGGACAGCAATGTGATCTTCATCAAACAGAACGGTTCCACGGAGAAGCCGGAATTCGTTGGCATGTTCAAcgaggaggatgaggacgacGCGGATGGGAGTGGAATCGGAGATCCTGACGAGAACGAGGTTGATGATGAAGTGCATGAGTCCATCTTCCAAAGGCCAGGTCTGGGCAAAATGGTGTTCCGCAAGAACTTTTCCATGGAGATGGGGGTGGAGCCAGAGGACCTCCCCAGTGGAGACATGGGGGAGGACATGGCATCTCTGATCCATAGGGAAGTGCTTGAGgcagaggaagatgatagtggtGGTTTTGCGGGAGAGGGAAGTGTCCCTTGGAACCAGGAGGAGATCGGGCTGGATGACCTTGAAGAGGAGACGACTCCTCTGGATGCATTCCTCTACTCCATCAGCCTTATGGACTTTGCACCCGTGTTTGCCCGTGAGAAACTCGACCTGGACGCCCTCATGCTGTGTTCAGATGAAGATTTGAGGGGCATTCGCCTCCAGCTGGGTCCCCGCAAGAAGATCCTGGAGGCGGCGGCAAGACACAAGAAAGTTCTGGAGCACCCTGGCATTCTGAAAGATACCTTTCTGTGA
- the LOC122132112 gene encoding NHP2-like protein 1 produces the protein MTEAEVNPKAYPLADATFSKTILDLVQQASNYKQLRKGANEATKTLNRGISEFIVMAADAEPLEIILHLPLLCEDKNVPYVFVRSKQALGRACGVSRPVIATSVTIKEGSQLKPQIQSVQMAIERLLV, from the exons ATG ACTGAAGCAGAGGTGAATCCAAAAGCCTATCCGCTTGCTGACGCAACGTTTAGCAAAACCATACTGGATCTTGTACAGCAAGCGTCCAATTACAAGCAACTACGAAAAGGGGCTAACGAAG CCACCAAAACCTTGAACCGAGGCATTTCGGAGTTTATTGTGATGGCTGCAGATGCTGAACCACTGGAGATAATCCTTCACCTGCCACTTTTGTGCGAGGACAAGAACGTCCCGTACGTATTTGTGCGCTCCAAACAGGCTCTGGGACGTGCCTGCGGAGTCTCCCGACCAGTCATCGCCACATCAGTTACAATTAAGGAGGGTTCACAGCTGAAACCCCAGATTCAGTCCGTGCAAATGGCCATTGAGAGACTGCTGGTCTGA
- the si:ch211-256e16.3 gene encoding kelch-like protein 20 isoform X2 — MEILAVNVSATSPAMASLPPSPVLEESGFPLASLDSEEYVFVEARHPNKVLEGLNSLRLNNAFCDVTLCCGGQEFPCHRIVLASFSSYFQAMFSTDLMESRQERVAINGVEPQMIGMLVSYAYTAEVVISKANVQALLAAANLLDVMAVREACCRFMERQMDEMNCVGIHCFAEAHSCHELERRSMEYIQQHFSTVCQQEEFLSLCGDKLTEIISSDHLNVPKEETVFEAAVLWLNKTTSRRQSFEKVLEHIRLPLISPYYIHDVIESLDVVKESLKCQRLISEAKDYMLLQDRRGELYGPRARPRRSTGTAEVIVTVGGEDDKVVLRSVESFDPLTNQWKSLACLPFAVSKHGLVVSGSMLYLAGGEFPDGSASREMWRYDPCFDSWQEMAPMNVARSELGLVMLDGYVFAVGGWEGRSRLDTVECYNPRTNSWQFMESVKMAVTSPAVVALDGLLYVTGGAVLEDGDGTDLAQAYNPKTCAWTEVAPMQIARSGSAACTLKGKIFVIGGWHASTENTDKVECYDPKTNQWTMCAPMKERRYRPGVAVVDGKIYVLGGEEGWDRYHDTIERYSEETDCWEIVGEMPTSRSWLSCVSMQLRKDTRGGSCPGTAAETEFPDVD, encoded by the exons ATGGAAATATTGGCTGTGAACGTATCGGCCACTTCCCCTGCTAtggcctctcttcctccatctcccgTTCTGGAGGAGTCCGGTTTCCCCCTCGCCTCTTTGGACAGTGAGGAATACGTGTTTGTAGAAGCACGCCATCCCAACAAGGTGCTGGAAGGGCTTAACAGTCTGCGTCTGAACAATGCCTTCTGTGATGTGACACTGTGCTGCGGTGGACAGGAGTTCCCCTGCCATCGCATTGTGCTGGCCTCTTTCAGCTCTTATTTTCAG GCTATGTTCTCCACTGATCTGATGGAGTCGCGTCAAGAGCGCGTGGCTATCAACGGTGTGGAGCCGCAGATGATTGGCATGCTGGTGAGCTACGCCTACACGGCCGAGGTGGTCATCTCCAAGGCCAACGTGCAGGCCCTCCTGGCTGCCGCCAACCTCCTGGACGTGATGGCAGTGCGCGAGGCCTGCTGCCGCTTCATGGAGCGTCAGATGGACGAGATGAACTGCGTGGGCATTCACTGCTTCGCCGAGGCCCACTCCTGCCACGAGCTGGAGCGCCGCAGCATGGAGTACATCCAGCAGCACTTCAGCACCGTCTGCCAGCAG GAGGAgttcctgtctctgtgtggtgaCAAGCTGACGGAGATCATCTCTAGCGACCACCTGAACGTGCCAAAAGAGGAAACGGTGTTTGAGGCAGCAGTGCTCTGGCTAAACAAGACCACGTCTCGGAGGCAAAGCTTTGAGAAG GTGCTTGAACACATTCGCCTGCCCCTCATAAGCCCTTACTACATCCATGATGTCATTGAGTCTCTGGACGTGGTGAAGGAATCCCTCAAGTGTCAGCGGCTCATCTCTGAGGCCAAGGACTACATGCTGCTGCAGGACCGGAGAGGAGAGCTCTACGGCCCCAGAGCTCGGCCACGCCGCTCTACAG GCACAGCTGAAGTGATCGTGACTGTTGGCGGAGAGGACGACAAGGTGGTTCTGCGAAGTGTGGAGAGCTTTGACCCCCTGACCAACCAGTGGAAGAGCCTTGCTTGTCTTCCATTTGCTGTTAGCAAACACGGATTAGTTGTATCTG GTTCCATGTTATATCTGGCCGGAGGGGAGTTCCCAGATGGCTCAGCCAGCCGGGAGATGTGGCGCTATGACCCCTGCTTTGACTCCTGGCAGGAGATGGCCCCAATGAATGTAGCACGCTCCGAACTAG GCCTAGTCATGTTGGATGGATATGTGTTTGCTGTGGGGGGCTGGGAGGGCCGCTCTCGCCTGGACACAGTGGAGTGCTACAATCCCCGCACCAACAGCTGGCAGTTCATGGAGTCAGTCAAGATGGCGGTCACCAGCCCTGCTGTGGTAGCACTAGATGGTCTCCTCTATGTCACAG GTGGAGCTGTTCTTGAGGATGGAGATGGCACAGATCTAGCACAGGCGTACAACCCAAAAACGTGCGCGTGGACAGAGGTAGCCCCCATGCAGATTGCTCGCTCTGGGTCTGCTGCCTGCACTCTGAAGGGCAAGATCTTTGTTATCG GGGGCTGGCATGCTTCCACTGAGAACACAGACAAGGTGGAGTGTTATGATCCCAAGACCAACCAGTGGACCATGTGTGCTCCCATGAAGGAGCGGCGGTACCGGCCCGGTGTGGCCGTGGTGGACGGGAAGATTTACGTtctggggggagaggaggggtgggataG GTACCATGACACAATCGAACGGTATTCTGAGGAAACAGACTGCTGGGAGATTGTAGGGGAGATGCCCACCAGCCGTAGCTGGCTaagctgtgtgtccatgcaaCTGAGGAAGGACACCCGAGGTGGCAGCTGTCCTGGGACCGCCGCCGAGACGGAGTTCCCTGACGTGGACTGA